A genomic stretch from Candidatus Thermoplasmatota archaeon includes:
- a CDS encoding elongation factor 1-beta, translating into MGEVGLQYRILPEGLEVDLTKLEGDIKNALPDGARLRAAEQRPLAFGLKALHVLIVIDDKKGGADQVEDAISKVPGVQSVEIVEMGLL; encoded by the coding sequence GTGGGAGAAGTCGGTTTGCAGTACAGAATCCTACCCGAGGGGCTGGAAGTTGACCTCACTAAGCTCGAAGGAGATATCAAGAATGCCTTGCCTGACGGTGCGAGGTTGAGAGCTGCAGAGCAGAGGCCCCTGGCATTCGGTCTGAAGGCGCTGCATGTCCTGATCGTCATTGACGACAAGAAGGGTGGCGCGGATCAGGTCGAGGATGCCATCTCGAAGGTGCCTGGAGTCCAGAGCGTCGAGATTGTCGAGATGGGGCTGCTCTGA
- a CDS encoding DNA-directed RNA polymerase subunit B, protein MRELVETYFRERSIVNHHIASYNDFLPTIDHPNSRMQKIVDNVRSSPDETDRGIIRLDPDRTEGKIIEIHIGRKRDEKTGQIDTNARPTITVARPLIKEANGATHDLFPMEARLRNLNYSAPMYLEFNLVEDGIEREPEKVHIGDLPVMIMSKKCNLHKDNIEMDREPTPEELRKFHVAQGEDLCDAGGYFIIGGTERALISLEDLAPNRVMVELNERYGTSLHVAKVFSQREGYRALTLMEKKKDGMLVVSVPAASGQIPLIVLMKALGMESDEAIFKAIVSDPQMANIVYANMEECQNKKLYPPNGIYTTEDAILFLERKFATGQAKEYRAKKVESIVDRSLLPHLGDTSDVRLKKSIFLGRVARTILELELGHRKEDDKDHYANKRLKLAGDLMEDLFRVAFTNLIKDLKYQLERGYTRKKGLKISSAIRPDLLTHRLLHAFATGNWVGGRAGVSQLLDRTSNMSALSHLRRITSPLTRSQPHFEARDLHPTQWGRLCPNETPEGQNCGLVKNAALIIDVSEGFDEKEVIWLLKDLGVKEVGEQQTTEVRVYVNGDLIGLHDKPKELAEEIRQRRRSGLLSSEVNVRFDDNMNEIIINCDEGRLRRPLLVVRHGKTMLTHKHIEDMRSAKTRWSDLVREGVVEWIDAEEEEDTYIGMFAYKTPQKCEHCGKFLSEIDVEWRNPGDEGKITLECKSCGGTMHVDSQLSDEHTHLEIDPMVILGCCSGLVPYPEHNSSPRVTMGSGMAKQSLGLSSSNYRIRPDTRSHLLHYPEKPLVTTKAMDFVDFNKRPGGQNFVVAIVSHGGYNMEDAVIMSKSSVDRGLGRSTFMRTYRAEERRYPGGQEDHFEIPSPDVRGARADLSYSNLGEDGLISPETKVDGGDVLIGKTSPPRFLEEEADFLTPQKRRETSVTVRPGESGWVDNVMMTESENGSRLVKVKVRDERVPELGDKFASRHGQKGVIGLLVPQEDMPFTEDGMTPDLLINPHAVPSRMTVAHVLEMVGGKLGSMEGRFVDGTPFSGEREEAIRDALVKNGFKHNGKEVMYDGVTGRKIEAELFIGVIYYQKLHHMVSGKLHVRSRGPVQILTRQPTEGRSRQGGLRFGEMERDCLIGHGAAMVIKDRLLDESDGTLQYVCGNSSCGHIAILDRRGTLRCPVCGNNSKIYQVQTSYAFKLLLDELLSLGVAMRLQLEDLK, encoded by the coding sequence TTGAGAGAACTTGTTGAAACCTATTTCAGAGAAAGAAGCATTGTGAACCATCACATAGCTTCCTACAATGACTTCCTGCCGACGATAGACCACCCGAACAGCAGGATGCAGAAGATTGTCGACAACGTCCGGTCATCGCCAGACGAGACCGACAGAGGCATCATCAGATTGGATCCAGACCGCACTGAGGGCAAGATAATCGAGATCCACATTGGGCGCAAGAGGGACGAGAAGACAGGACAGATCGACACGAACGCCCGCCCGACGATCACAGTTGCGAGGCCGTTGATCAAGGAGGCCAACGGCGCCACGCACGACCTCTTCCCGATGGAGGCCAGGCTAAGAAACCTGAACTATTCTGCTCCTATGTATCTTGAGTTCAATCTCGTCGAGGACGGCATCGAGAGGGAGCCAGAGAAGGTCCACATAGGGGACCTTCCAGTCATGATAATGTCCAAGAAGTGCAACCTGCACAAGGACAACATAGAGATGGACAGGGAGCCCACTCCAGAGGAGCTGCGCAAGTTCCATGTGGCTCAGGGCGAGGATCTCTGCGACGCTGGCGGATACTTCATCATCGGAGGTACCGAGAGGGCGCTCATTTCGCTCGAGGATCTCGCTCCGAACAGGGTCATGGTCGAACTGAACGAGCGCTATGGCACCAGCCTGCACGTGGCCAAGGTGTTCTCACAGAGGGAAGGTTACAGGGCGCTCACTCTGATGGAGAAGAAGAAGGACGGCATGCTGGTCGTGTCCGTCCCTGCCGCCTCCGGACAGATACCATTGATAGTGCTAATGAAGGCCCTCGGGATGGAGAGCGACGAGGCCATCTTCAAGGCCATCGTCTCCGACCCGCAGATGGCGAACATCGTCTACGCCAACATGGAGGAGTGCCAGAACAAGAAGCTCTACCCTCCGAACGGCATCTACACCACCGAGGATGCGATTCTCTTCCTCGAGCGGAAGTTCGCGACGGGCCAGGCCAAGGAGTACAGGGCGAAGAAGGTCGAGAGCATCGTTGACCGCTCTTTGCTGCCGCACCTGGGCGACACTTCCGATGTGAGGTTGAAGAAGTCCATCTTCCTTGGAAGAGTCGCAAGAACGATACTTGAGCTTGAGCTTGGTCACAGAAAAGAGGACGACAAGGACCACTACGCAAACAAGAGGCTGAAGCTCGCAGGCGACCTCATGGAAGACCTTTTCAGGGTCGCATTCACGAACCTGATCAAGGATCTGAAATACCAGCTGGAGAGGGGCTATACTCGCAAGAAGGGCCTCAAGATATCATCTGCGATCAGGCCCGATCTGCTTACGCACAGGTTGCTGCACGCGTTCGCCACGGGCAACTGGGTTGGTGGAAGGGCCGGTGTCTCGCAATTGCTGGACCGCACCTCCAACATGAGCGCTTTGTCTCACTTGCGGAGGATCACGTCCCCGCTCACCAGGAGCCAGCCTCACTTCGAAGCGAGAGACCTGCACCCGACTCAATGGGGCAGGCTGTGCCCGAACGAGACTCCTGAAGGCCAGAACTGCGGCCTTGTCAAGAATGCTGCCCTGATCATCGATGTCTCTGAAGGGTTCGATGAGAAGGAGGTCATCTGGCTTCTCAAGGACCTTGGCGTCAAAGAGGTCGGGGAGCAGCAGACGACTGAGGTAAGGGTCTACGTCAACGGAGATCTCATCGGTCTGCACGACAAGCCAAAGGAGCTCGCTGAGGAGATACGCCAGAGGAGGCGCTCCGGGCTGTTGTCGTCCGAGGTCAATGTGCGCTTCGACGACAACATGAACGAGATCATTATCAACTGCGACGAGGGCAGGTTGAGGCGACCGCTGCTCGTCGTCCGCCACGGCAAGACAATGCTGACGCACAAGCACATCGAGGACATGCGCTCCGCGAAGACCAGGTGGTCGGACCTGGTCAGAGAGGGCGTCGTGGAGTGGATCGATGCCGAAGAGGAAGAGGACACATACATCGGCATGTTCGCCTACAAGACGCCACAGAAGTGCGAGCACTGCGGAAAGTTCCTGTCAGAGATCGATGTAGAATGGCGGAATCCCGGCGACGAGGGCAAGATCACGCTCGAGTGCAAGTCATGTGGCGGCACGATGCATGTCGATTCTCAGCTCTCCGATGAGCACACTCACCTCGAGATCGACCCGATGGTCATACTCGGCTGTTGCTCGGGCCTTGTCCCGTATCCAGAGCACAACTCGAGCCCGAGGGTCACCATGGGTTCGGGAATGGCAAAGCAGTCGCTGGGCCTGAGCTCCTCGAACTACAGGATCAGGCCGGACACGCGCAGCCACTTGCTCCACTATCCGGAGAAGCCGCTAGTGACGACCAAGGCAATGGATTTCGTCGATTTCAACAAGAGACCCGGCGGCCAGAATTTCGTGGTTGCCATCGTGTCCCACGGCGGATACAACATGGAAGATGCAGTCATCATGAGCAAGTCATCTGTCGATCGTGGCCTTGGCCGCTCGACATTCATGAGGACATACAGAGCTGAGGAGCGCAGGTACCCTGGAGGCCAGGAGGATCACTTCGAGATCCCGAGCCCCGATGTAAGGGGAGCTCGCGCTGACCTGTCCTACAGCAACCTCGGTGAGGACGGGCTCATCAGCCCCGAGACGAAGGTCGACGGCGGGGATGTGCTCATAGGGAAGACCTCACCGCCGAGGTTCCTTGAAGAGGAAGCGGACTTCCTCACACCTCAGAAGAGAAGGGAGACCTCCGTCACCGTCAGGCCTGGCGAGAGCGGCTGGGTCGACAATGTCATGATGACAGAGTCCGAGAACGGCTCCAGGCTCGTGAAGGTCAAAGTCCGGGACGAGAGGGTCCCGGAGCTGGGAGATAAGTTCGCTTCCAGGCACGGCCAGAAGGGAGTCATCGGCCTGCTGGTCCCGCAGGAGGATATGCCGTTCACCGAGGACGGCATGACGCCTGATCTGCTGATCAACCCGCACGCAGTCCCGTCGAGAATGACCGTCGCCCACGTCCTGGAGATGGTCGGCGGAAAGCTCGGCTCGATGGAAGGCAGGTTCGTCGACGGCACTCCTTTCAGCGGCGAGAGGGAGGAGGCCATCAGAGATGCGCTCGTCAAGAACGGCTTCAAACACAACGGCAAGGAAGTCATGTACGATGGCGTCACGGGAAGGAAGATCGAGGCCGAGCTGTTCATCGGCGTCATCTACTACCAGAAGCTGCACCACATGGTCTCTGGCAAACTGCATGTGAGGAGCAGAGGCCCGGTCCAGATACTCACGAGACAGCCGACCGAGGGACGGTCGAGACAGGGCGGTCTCAGGTTCGGTGAGATGGAGAGGGACTGTCTGATAGGTCACGGTGCCGCGATGGTCATCAAGGACAGGCTCCTCGACGAGTCCGATGGGACTCTGCAGTACGTCTGCGGCAATTCGAGCTGCGGTCACATAGCCATTCTCGACAGACGCGGGACGCTGAGGTGCCCGGTCTGTGGCAACAACTCGAAGATATACCAAGTCCAGACCTCGTACGCGTTCAAGCTCCTGCTCGACGAGCTTCTGTCGCTTGGTGTCGCAATGCGGCT
- a CDS encoding DUF1610 domain-containing protein yields MSQEKICSSCGVRLVRKMETTFLCPSCGKATIGRCMNCRDQSVHYKCPECGFVGP; encoded by the coding sequence ATGAGCCAGGAGAAGATCTGCAGTTCATGTGGCGTCCGCTTGGTCAGGAAGATGGAGACCACGTTCCTGTGCCCGAGCTGCGGGAAGGCCACGATCGGAAGGTGCATGAATTGCAGGGACCAGAGCGTCCATTACAAGTGCCCTGAGTGCGGATTCGTAGGACCCTGA
- a CDS encoding radical SAM protein has translation MRALVLDGYTDEPACLGVPPFISPNARLAYGSLRSAGAEVRYSTIDQWRAGVVRFDKTDLLAVIRNIAVPGKYLRGMPASNRELATIAASFKGTIAASLGADPDHAPSMLRDAFDHISSSDFEASVHDLVVHGEFVQRRRTQQEWNDWLVKGAEAAALHPDHGGPLIAEVQMYRGCVRYITGGCRFCIEPLFGDVIFRKPSEILDEVDALSRVGVRNFRLGAQSCVYCYMSDEIGETETPTPNPEAISQLLRGIRDNVRPEVFHLDNANPAVIAEHPRESREITKAIAEFCTSGNVLAFGLESADPKVAAENNLNATADQTLEAVRLVNEIGAARGPSGLPLALPGINFLCGLEGESKETYRLNLEFLRKVVSEGLLLRRINIRQVIPSRSEFPGVVSKANFEKFKRAVRSEIDAPLLKKLVPDGTVLKSLYMELREGGRTFGRQVGTYPLLVSVPYPVDIGRKVDVAVTSQAIRSLSGIVHPTDVNTATLSMLQAVPGVGKKRAMAIVRRRPFSNADELWQLFDEPKALASAQFHLTIGNVHKVQ, from the coding sequence ATGAGGGCACTAGTCCTTGACGGATACACGGATGAGCCTGCATGTCTCGGGGTTCCGCCGTTCATATCACCGAATGCGCGACTAGCTTACGGATCTCTTCGAAGCGCCGGAGCGGAGGTCCGCTACTCGACGATAGACCAGTGGAGAGCTGGTGTTGTCAGGTTCGACAAGACCGATCTGCTGGCCGTCATCAGGAACATCGCCGTCCCAGGCAAGTATCTGAGAGGGATGCCTGCGAGCAATCGGGAACTCGCAACCATTGCAGCTTCATTCAAAGGGACGATCGCTGCCAGCCTGGGAGCGGATCCTGATCACGCACCATCCATGCTCAGGGATGCGTTCGACCACATCTCATCAAGCGACTTCGAAGCGTCCGTTCACGATCTCGTCGTTCATGGCGAATTCGTCCAGAGGAGGAGAACTCAGCAGGAATGGAACGATTGGCTCGTCAAAGGGGCGGAAGCTGCCGCTCTCCACCCCGACCACGGCGGGCCGTTGATCGCCGAGGTCCAGATGTATCGCGGTTGTGTGAGGTACATCACTGGAGGCTGTAGGTTCTGCATCGAGCCATTGTTCGGAGATGTGATCTTCCGGAAGCCGTCCGAGATACTGGATGAAGTGGATGCGCTTTCGAGAGTCGGCGTCCGCAACTTCAGGCTGGGGGCGCAGTCTTGTGTCTACTGCTACATGTCTGATGAGATCGGTGAGACCGAGACGCCTACGCCCAATCCCGAAGCCATCTCACAGCTCCTGAGAGGGATCAGAGACAACGTCAGGCCAGAAGTGTTTCATCTGGACAATGCGAACCCTGCGGTCATAGCCGAGCATCCGAGGGAGTCCAGAGAGATCACGAAGGCCATCGCTGAGTTCTGCACGAGCGGCAATGTATTGGCGTTCGGGCTCGAGTCTGCAGACCCCAAGGTGGCCGCCGAGAACAACCTCAATGCTACGGCTGATCAGACATTGGAGGCTGTCAGATTGGTGAACGAGATTGGAGCCGCCAGAGGCCCGTCCGGATTGCCCTTGGCGCTTCCCGGCATCAACTTCCTCTGCGGGCTCGAGGGGGAATCGAAGGAGACCTACAGGCTCAATCTAGAATTCCTCAGAAAGGTAGTGTCCGAAGGACTCCTGCTAAGGAGGATCAACATCCGTCAGGTGATCCCTTCGAGGAGCGAGTTCCCCGGCGTCGTCTCCAAGGCGAATTTCGAGAAGTTCAAGCGCGCCGTCCGGTCAGAGATAGACGCCCCGCTTCTCAAGAAGCTAGTTCCCGATGGGACTGTGCTGAAATCCTTGTACATGGAGCTGCGAGAGGGCGGCAGGACCTTCGGGAGGCAGGTCGGGACTTATCCGCTGCTCGTATCCGTCCCGTATCCGGTCGATATAGGCAGGAAGGTGGACGTCGCCGTGACCAGCCAGGCCATCAGAAGCTTGTCGGGGATAGTCCATCCCACGGACGTGAACACCGCAACGCTATCAATGCTACAGGCAGTCCCCGGAGTGGGCAAGAAGAGAGCCATGGCGATCGTCAGGAGGAGGCCGTTCTCTAACGCTGATGAACTCTGGCAACTGTTCGACGAGCCGAAGGCCTTGGCGTCAGCGCAGTTTCACCTGACCATCGGAAATGTACACAAGGTGCAGTAG
- a CDS encoding flavodoxin domain-containing protein, which yields MKGIVVYDSYFGNTKKVAEAIIEQIKSEGHEAELRSVREDYPSPPQGDFILVGSPNRMGGVTGRIKRYVKHLDLSVWKDKPLAIFTTVASHPEGEVTEKEKSSYERWALRAGPKLRDKAKDHGLNAVDKLLYVEVKGQKGPLADNGVEQTKQFVHEFLQAIKR from the coding sequence TTGAAGGGGATCGTAGTATACGACAGCTACTTCGGGAACACGAAGAAAGTGGCAGAGGCAATCATCGAGCAGATCAAGTCTGAGGGTCACGAGGCGGAGCTCCGGAGCGTGAGGGAGGACTATCCATCTCCTCCGCAAGGGGACTTCATATTGGTCGGGTCTCCCAACAGAATGGGCGGAGTGACTGGTAGGATAAAGCGCTACGTGAAACACCTTGATCTCTCGGTATGGAAGGACAAGCCGTTGGCCATATTCACGACCGTGGCCTCCCATCCAGAAGGCGAAGTGACCGAGAAGGAGAAGAGCAGCTACGAGAGGTGGGCTCTGAGAGCTGGACCCAAGCTCAGGGATAAAGCCAAGGACCACGGGCTCAACGCAGTCGACAAGCTGCTGTACGTCGAGGTCAAGGGTCAGAAAGGTCCGTTGGCCGACAACGGGGTTGAGCAGACAAAGCAGTTTGTACACGAGTTCCTTCAGGCAATCAAGAGATGA
- a CDS encoding NADP-dependent malic enzyme: MAKKSKPAKKKAVKRYVKKAPAKKKVFGKPLEKVSVDVLLKKAYEPARLAMIYHPFYEGKIEIVPKCSVWDFSAFAVWYTPGVAEPCKAINKDKDLSYVHTNRWNTVAVISDGTRVLGLGDIGPEAGLPVMEGKSLLFKYLGGVDAFPLCLGTKDPDKIIETVKILQPSLGGVNLEDISQPKCFYVLERLRAECEIPVWHDDQQGTGTIVAAGAVNAAKVVGKKPSEMKAAFIGAGAANIAISRIMHLSGFKWENMVMCDSKGTLNMSRCDETRKDYKEKLFMCEHSNKEQVMGGPADAMKGADILVAASKPGPGTVKPEWIKGMADDSIVFATANPIPEIWPWEALDAGANVVATGRSDFPNQVNNSLGFPGIFRGTLDVRAKTISDSMCVAAVMEIAKTAEDNGLNQNYIVPTMDEWEVFPREAAAVGMAAINEGIARIKATRQELYEKAEAIIGRARKQTKMLMKTGFIRPRPKA; encoded by the coding sequence ATGGCAAAGAAATCCAAGCCGGCCAAGAAGAAGGCCGTGAAGAGATACGTGAAGAAGGCTCCTGCCAAGAAGAAGGTCTTTGGGAAGCCACTGGAGAAGGTCTCCGTGGATGTGCTGCTGAAGAAGGCGTACGAGCCCGCTCGGCTCGCGATGATCTATCACCCGTTCTACGAAGGGAAGATCGAAATCGTCCCGAAGTGCTCCGTATGGGACTTCAGCGCCTTCGCCGTGTGGTACACACCTGGCGTTGCGGAGCCATGCAAAGCAATCAACAAGGACAAGGACCTGTCATATGTGCACACGAACAGGTGGAACACGGTAGCTGTCATATCCGACGGAACACGAGTCCTTGGCTTGGGCGACATCGGACCTGAGGCGGGACTGCCGGTCATGGAGGGCAAGTCCCTTCTGTTCAAGTACCTCGGCGGCGTGGACGCGTTCCCGCTCTGCCTGGGCACGAAGGACCCTGACAAGATCATTGAGACGGTCAAGATACTGCAGCCATCACTGGGCGGTGTGAACCTTGAGGACATCTCGCAGCCGAAGTGCTTCTACGTACTCGAGAGATTGAGGGCCGAGTGCGAGATTCCAGTATGGCACGACGACCAGCAGGGTACTGGCACAATCGTTGCCGCAGGCGCAGTGAACGCCGCGAAGGTCGTCGGCAAGAAGCCGTCCGAGATGAAGGCCGCATTCATCGGCGCGGGCGCTGCGAATATCGCCATCTCGAGGATCATGCACCTCTCCGGCTTCAAGTGGGAGAACATGGTCATGTGCGACTCCAAAGGCACGCTGAACATGAGCAGGTGCGACGAGACGAGGAAGGATTACAAGGAGAAGCTGTTCATGTGCGAGCACTCTAACAAGGAGCAGGTCATGGGCGGCCCCGCTGACGCGATGAAGGGTGCGGACATACTGGTCGCTGCATCGAAGCCAGGGCCCGGCACGGTAAAGCCCGAGTGGATCAAGGGCATGGCCGATGACTCGATAGTGTTCGCAACGGCGAACCCGATCCCCGAGATATGGCCATGGGAGGCGCTGGATGCAGGAGCGAATGTAGTCGCAACTGGCAGATCCGACTTCCCGAACCAGGTCAACAACTCCCTCGGGTTCCCTGGCATATTCAGGGGAACGCTAGACGTGAGGGCCAAGACGATCTCGGACTCGATGTGCGTCGCTGCGGTCATGGAGATCGCCAAGACGGCCGAGGACAACGGCCTCAACCAGAACTACATCGTGCCCACGATGGACGAGTGGGAGGTCTTCCCGAGAGAGGCCGCCGCTGTCGGCATGGCCGCCATCAACGAGGGCATCGCGAGGATCAAGGCCACAAGGCAGGAGCTGTACGAGAAGGCCGAGGCCATCATCGGGCGCGCGAGGAAACAGACCAAGATGCTCATGAAGACAGGGTTCATCAGGCCGCGGCCAAAGGCCTAA
- a CDS encoding DNA-directed RNA polymerase subunit H encodes MAEEFNVLEHELVPEHHLLPEKEAEKILKELKLTKDQLPKIRLADPCIRVLDAIVGPVEEGMVVKIVRRSVTSGESVCYRLVIRG; translated from the coding sequence ATGGCCGAAGAATTTAACGTCTTGGAGCATGAGCTCGTTCCTGAGCATCATCTCCTGCCGGAGAAGGAGGCCGAGAAGATCTTGAAGGAGCTGAAGCTCACGAAGGACCAGCTCCCGAAGATCAGACTCGCGGATCCATGCATACGCGTGCTCGACGCGATCGTGGGACCAGTGGAAGAGGGAATGGTTGTGAAGATTGTAAGGCGCAGCGTGACCAGTGGGGAGAGCGTCTGCTACAGATTGGTGATTAGGGGGTAG